A stretch of the Clostridiales bacterium genome encodes the following:
- a CDS encoding sugar phosphate isomerase/epimerase — translation MNIGIRLHDTKPGTLKERLAFAKAQGFTCAHVALSKVLDDFAMEDAPGKLTDEYAAAVRKDFDESGLECAVLGCYLNLTDPNPERRARTQEIYKAHLRFAPKIGARVVGSETFANPEMKLTEPAGQSEEAFRLFMDSLRPIIRCAEENGAVMAIEPVWNHVIATPERAARMLEEMPSDNLQIILDAVNLIAPDNAGKADEIIRNAVSLLGDRVRILHMKDFVLTPEGKMDACACGTGSMRYDRLLAFGKAKALPMTLENTVPDNAEAARLYLEKAAEAL, via the coding sequence ATGAATATCGGTATTCGCCTGCATGACACAAAGCCCGGAACGCTGAAGGAACGCCTGGCCTTTGCAAAGGCCCAGGGTTTTACCTGCGCGCATGTGGCGCTGAGCAAGGTGCTGGACGATTTTGCCATGGAGGACGCGCCAGGGAAGCTGACGGATGAGTACGCGGCGGCGGTGCGGAAGGATTTTGACGAATCCGGCCTGGAATGCGCGGTGCTCGGCTGCTACCTGAACCTGACGGACCCGAACCCGGAGCGCCGGGCACGGACCCAGGAGATCTACAAGGCGCACCTGCGCTTTGCCCCGAAGATCGGCGCGCGGGTGGTCGGCTCCGAAACCTTTGCCAACCCGGAAATGAAGCTGACCGAACCGGCCGGGCAGAGCGAGGAAGCCTTCCGCCTGTTTATGGACAGCCTGCGGCCGATCATCCGCTGCGCGGAGGAAAACGGCGCCGTAATGGCCATCGAGCCGGTGTGGAACCATGTGATCGCCACGCCGGAGCGCGCCGCGCGCATGCTGGAGGAGATGCCCTCGGACAACCTGCAGATCATCCTGGACGCGGTGAACCTGATTGCCCCGGATAACGCGGGGAAGGCGGATGAGATCATCCGGAACGCAGTTTCCCTGCTGGGAGACCGGGTGCGCATCCTGCATATGAAGGATTTCGTACTGACCCCGGAAGGAAAGATGGACGCCTGCGCCTGCGGCACGGGTTCCATGCGGTATGACCGGCTGCTGGCCTTCGGAAAGGCAAAGGCCCTGCCCATGACGCTGGAGAACACAGTGCCGGACAACGCGGAGGCCGCGCGGCTGTACCTGGAGAAGGCGGCTGAAGCCCTGTAA
- a CDS encoding rhamnogalacturonan acetylesterase: MRIYVCGDSTAASYNPEETRMVGWGQLLGDFLPGATVVNLSMAGRSTKTFLAEGRLEPAGQADPGDLVLIQFAHNDENEKKPERYTAPWTEFTDNLKYFIRFAREHGAVPVLLTPICMRIWQDGKLQPTHGEYPAAMRAVAEETDVPLIDLYTESFRIVEAMGEEGSKALFMHFAPGEDPAYPDGSEDNAHTKRAGAERFAEAAARGLKKLGLVPQA; this comes from the coding sequence ATGCGGATTTACGTCTGCGGCGATTCCACCGCCGCTTCCTATAACCCGGAGGAAACCCGGATGGTGGGCTGGGGACAGCTGCTGGGGGATTTCCTTCCCGGGGCCACCGTGGTGAACCTTTCCATGGCCGGGCGCAGCACAAAGACCTTCCTGGCGGAAGGCCGGCTGGAGCCGGCGGGGCAGGCGGACCCCGGCGACCTGGTGCTGATCCAGTTTGCGCATAACGATGAGAACGAAAAAAAGCCGGAGCGCTATACGGCGCCCTGGACAGAATTTACGGACAACCTGAAGTACTTTATCCGCTTTGCGCGGGAGCACGGCGCGGTGCCGGTGCTGCTGACGCCCATCTGCATGCGCATCTGGCAGGACGGAAAGCTGCAGCCGACCCACGGGGAATACCCGGCGGCCATGCGCGCGGTGGCGGAAGAAACGGACGTTCCGCTGATCGACCTGTATACGGAGAGCTTCCGGATTGTGGAGGCGATGGGCGAGGAAGGGAGCAAGGCACTGTTTATGCACTTTGCCCCCGGCGAAGACCCCGCATACCCGGACGGATCGGAGGACAACGCCCACACGAAACGCGCCGGCGCGGAACGCTTTGCCGAAGCGGCCGCACGGGGACTGAAGAAGTTGGGCCTCGTTCCGCAGGCCTGA